The following are encoded in a window of Verrucomicrobiales bacterium genomic DNA:
- a CDS encoding AAA family ATPase: MSRSDVPLQSPTDEQGCLGCALMDSNLISKLRLDLFHDIRHQALVTILRTMMEEGHQIDTVTVSAFVERTAQAPDVGGLPYLNTLPDTAGSSAQFDYFLQGLEDFALRRAVASETETIKASINDLSTPALQVLDAAESRILSLRPKGGNRRKTRGELMADITNDLEEAARNPGQIQGLPTGFHQLDQMLWGLKPGQLVVVGGRPGHGKSALMLQIAHNAAAAGHPVAYISLEMGAKELMFRLQCSCSEVPSEIANKGAMGPEEEGRFLKATTDLCRVPIHFEDGDVHTLDRIKPVARQMLKEEGVKLIVIDYLQLIQSSNKRASRYEGITEVSGSLKQLARGLGVPIIIGSQFSRDVEKEGRRPQLSDLRDSGSIEQDADIVLLLHQKPEQGTEAGVPTELLIGKNRGGKVGKVPLFFQRSLTKFREA, encoded by the coding sequence ATGAGTAGATCCGACGTTCCTCTTCAGAGCCCTACCGACGAACAGGGCTGTTTGGGATGCGCTTTGATGGATTCCAATTTGATTTCAAAGCTTAGGTTGGATCTATTCCACGACATTCGGCATCAAGCATTGGTTACCATCCTTCGGACGATGATGGAGGAAGGTCACCAAATCGACACCGTGACGGTTTCAGCCTTTGTGGAAAGGACGGCCCAGGCTCCAGACGTAGGGGGGCTTCCCTATCTGAACACCTTGCCGGATACAGCAGGGTCTAGCGCTCAGTTCGACTACTTCTTGCAAGGTCTAGAGGACTTCGCATTGAGGAGGGCAGTTGCTTCAGAGACGGAGACTATCAAGGCGTCGATAAATGATCTATCGACCCCCGCTCTCCAAGTTCTTGACGCGGCGGAAAGTAGAATCCTCAGCTTGCGGCCCAAAGGTGGAAATAGGCGCAAGACACGGGGCGAATTGATGGCCGATATAACAAATGACCTAGAGGAAGCGGCGAGAAATCCCGGGCAGATCCAAGGACTCCCTACCGGCTTTCACCAACTGGATCAAATGCTCTGGGGTTTGAAACCTGGGCAGCTTGTCGTTGTAGGGGGACGCCCGGGCCATGGTAAATCGGCTCTCATGCTGCAAATCGCCCACAATGCTGCTGCTGCCGGTCATCCGGTGGCTTACATATCGCTCGAAATGGGGGCTAAGGAATTGATGTTTCGGCTTCAATGTTCCTGTTCTGAAGTGCCGTCCGAAATCGCTAATAAAGGAGCAATGGGACCTGAAGAAGAGGGGCGGTTTCTAAAGGCCACAACGGATCTTTGCCGCGTTCCTATCCACTTCGAGGACGGAGACGTTCACACCCTGGACCGAATCAAGCCCGTCGCTAGACAAATGCTCAAAGAGGAAGGGGTTAAACTAATCGTTATCGACTATTTGCAACTCATCCAGTCCAGCAATAAGAGAGCGTCACGCTACGAAGGAATCACAGAAGTAAGTGGATCGCTTAAACAGCTCGCCCGGGGTTTAGGCGTGCCGATTATCATTGGTAGTCAGTTCTCCCGAGACGTTGAGAAGGAGGGGCGGAGGCCTCAGCTTAGTGACCTGCGCGACTCTGGAAGTATCGAACAGGATGCAGACATCGTTTTGTTGCTGCATCAAAAGCCCGAGCAAGGGACCGAAGCCGGTGTTCCTACGGAGCTTCTCATCGGGAAGAATCGAGGCGGGAAAGTTGGCAAGGTTCCCCTATTCTTTCAAAGGAGCCTTACGAAGTTCCGAGAAGCTTGA
- a CDS encoding site-specific integrase, protein MKFPKTIRHRKSEVVIYGKRPSYPFYRICWKSGGKRQMRSLGTYSEALAEAEKKVRELSAGDQTLSLTAKEASDALAIRDALDTFRKQTGQSISPIQAVAGYLEAARKLDGRSLGDVVDTYLSTLAIVRTKDLGEAVEEFLALRAPKAEAVEGKRSALNPKYVANVESWLRQFSTTFSGHKLEDLSKDLLNRFFKAFKELSVKSRNDRRITLRLFFKWCVRNDYLPATHRLNEADAMMIEAKEEGVIDFYRPGELHKLLKGSSGAMRAVIAIQALAGLRLEEALRLDWSDVFKVEGHIEISSAKSKTRSRRLAEIGPALAAWLEPHKESTGKVANQWETPNGYVQAFIALRKKLKVPSRKNGLRHGFVTFHYALHQNENMTAALAGHSPTMLHGHYRGLATKAEAEKWFSVEPTKQ, encoded by the coding sequence GTGAAATTCCCCAAGACCATCCGGCATCGCAAGTCCGAGGTCGTCATCTACGGCAAGCGCCCCTCCTATCCTTTTTACCGAATCTGCTGGAAGTCAGGTGGAAAGCGCCAAATGCGATCCCTCGGCACCTATTCGGAAGCCCTAGCGGAAGCTGAGAAGAAGGTTCGAGAACTCAGCGCCGGGGATCAAACCCTCTCCTTAACAGCCAAGGAAGCCTCGGACGCCCTGGCTATCCGCGATGCCTTGGATACCTTCCGAAAGCAAACAGGCCAGTCCATTAGCCCTATCCAGGCGGTTGCCGGATACCTGGAAGCCGCCCGGAAGCTGGACGGCCGGAGCCTTGGCGATGTCGTGGACACCTACCTCAGCACTCTTGCCATAGTCCGCACCAAGGACCTTGGCGAGGCGGTGGAGGAATTCCTGGCTTTAAGAGCCCCCAAAGCTGAGGCAGTAGAGGGAAAGCGTTCCGCCTTGAATCCGAAGTATGTGGCCAACGTTGAGAGCTGGCTCAGGCAGTTCTCCACGACGTTCAGCGGCCATAAGCTCGAGGATCTATCCAAGGACCTTCTCAACCGGTTTTTCAAAGCGTTCAAGGAGCTATCCGTCAAGTCGAGGAATGACCGCCGAATCACTCTCCGACTGTTCTTCAAATGGTGCGTCCGGAACGATTACCTCCCGGCGACCCATCGGCTCAACGAGGCCGACGCCATGATGATTGAGGCGAAGGAAGAGGGAGTCATCGACTTCTACCGTCCGGGGGAACTCCACAAGCTCTTGAAAGGGTCATCCGGTGCCATGCGAGCGGTTATCGCGATCCAGGCCTTGGCTGGCCTCCGTCTGGAAGAAGCTCTCCGCCTCGACTGGAGTGACGTATTCAAGGTTGAGGGCCACATCGAAATTTCGAGCGCAAAGTCTAAGACTCGCTCGCGAAGGTTGGCAGAGATCGGCCCTGCCCTCGCGGCTTGGCTCGAGCCACATAAGGAGTCGACCGGCAAAGTTGCGAATCAGTGGGAAACTCCCAACGGTTACGTGCAAGCCTTCATTGCCCTCCGCAAGAAGTTGAAAGTGCCATCACGCAAGAACGGGCTTCGGCATGGCTTCGTCACCTTCCACTACGCCCTACATCAGAACGAAAACATGACCGCTGCCTTGGCGGGGCACTCCCCAACAATGCTTCACGGCCACTACCGAGGCCTCGCAACGAAAGCCGAGGCGGAAAAGTGGTTCAGCGTGGAGCCGACAAAACAATGA
- a CDS encoding type IIA DNA topoisomerase subunit B — MADVKKHNYDESKIKTLSSLEHIRLRTGMYIGRIGNGSHYDDGCYILVKEVIDNTIDEFIMGFGKEVQIKVEGGVVEVRDFGRGIPLGKVIECVSQINTGAKYNDEVFQFSVGLNGVGTKAVNALSKDFFVRSHRGGDFVEASFKQGKLKGEKKGKTTDPDGTYIRFEPDPTIFKDSEFKVEYIERRLRHYSYLNTGLRLHFNGKTFQSRHGLLDLVMEDLAADHSEPIYAPLHYTSKTLEFCFTHTNSRYGETFFSFVNGQYTSDGGTHLSAFREGLLKAVNEYSKGKFEGDDVRECIVGAVAIRLKDPVFESQTKNKLGNTEIRTDLVNQVREELLHFFNRNKDIAEKIIAKAQDTQQLRKELQDVKKMARERAKAITLRIPQLRDCKSHYDKAKGKGKGSMVFLTEGQSAAGSIVSCRDVTTQAIFILKGKPLNVWDLKRDIVYKNDEMYNLMRSLDIEDNIENLRYEKVILATDADVDGLHIRNLLITYFFKFFEPLIHGGHLFVLETPLFRVRNKDRTVYCYSEAERDEVSKSMGKSAEITRFKGLGEISPSEFKQFIGKEMRLSQVEHAPKTDVASILGFYMGKNTPERKDYIMGNLIVPVED; from the coding sequence ATGGCAGATGTCAAAAAGCACAATTACGACGAAAGCAAGATCAAGACGCTTTCATCGCTGGAACATATCCGCCTGCGAACCGGCATGTATATCGGTCGCATCGGCAACGGATCTCACTATGACGACGGATGTTACATCCTGGTCAAGGAGGTGATCGATAATACCATCGACGAGTTCATCATGGGCTTCGGTAAAGAGGTCCAGATCAAGGTCGAAGGCGGTGTGGTCGAGGTTCGCGACTTCGGGCGCGGCATTCCCCTCGGCAAGGTCATTGAGTGCGTGTCCCAAATCAATACAGGGGCCAAATACAACGACGAGGTGTTCCAATTTAGCGTCGGCCTCAACGGCGTCGGCACCAAGGCGGTCAATGCGCTGTCGAAGGACTTCTTCGTCCGCAGCCATCGGGGCGGCGATTTCGTTGAAGCCTCGTTCAAGCAAGGCAAATTGAAGGGGGAAAAGAAGGGCAAGACCACCGATCCCGATGGCACCTACATCCGTTTCGAACCCGATCCCACCATCTTCAAGGACTCCGAATTCAAGGTCGAATACATCGAACGTCGGCTTCGCCACTACAGCTACCTCAACACGGGGCTGCGACTGCACTTCAACGGCAAGACGTTCCAATCCCGTCACGGACTTCTCGATCTCGTGATGGAGGACCTGGCCGCGGATCACAGTGAGCCGATCTACGCGCCGCTCCACTACACCAGCAAGACTCTCGAATTCTGTTTCACCCATACCAACAGCCGCTACGGTGAAACGTTCTTCTCCTTCGTCAACGGGCAGTACACGTCGGACGGAGGCACGCATCTCAGCGCGTTTCGTGAAGGCTTGCTCAAGGCCGTGAACGAATATTCGAAGGGTAAATTCGAGGGTGATGACGTTCGGGAATGCATCGTGGGCGCGGTAGCCATTCGCCTCAAAGACCCCGTTTTCGAATCGCAGACCAAGAACAAACTCGGCAACACCGAGATTCGCACGGACCTGGTGAATCAGGTGCGCGAGGAGTTGCTGCATTTCTTCAATCGAAACAAGGACATTGCCGAGAAGATTATTGCCAAGGCGCAGGACACTCAGCAGCTGCGCAAGGAACTCCAGGACGTCAAAAAGATGGCTCGGGAACGCGCGAAGGCGATCACGCTGCGCATCCCCCAGCTGCGGGACTGCAAATCGCACTACGACAAAGCCAAGGGCAAGGGCAAGGGCTCCATGGTCTTTCTGACCGAAGGACAGTCCGCTGCCGGATCAATCGTGAGCTGCCGCGATGTCACCACTCAGGCCATCTTCATTCTGAAGGGCAAGCCGCTGAACGTCTGGGATCTCAAGCGCGACATCGTGTACAAGAACGATGAGATGTATAACCTGATGCGGAGTCTCGATATCGAGGACAACATCGAGAATCTGCGTTATGAAAAGGTGATTCTGGCGACCGACGCCGACGTTGACGGCCTGCACATCCGCAATCTGCTCATCACCTACTTTTTTAAGTTTTTCGAGCCGCTGATCCACGGAGGTCATCTGTTCGTGCTCGAGACGCCCCTGTTCCGGGTGCGCAACAAAGATCGCACCGTCTATTGCTATAGCGAGGCCGAACGCGACGAGGTTTCCAAGAGCATGGGTAAGAGCGCGGAGATCACCCGATTCAAAGGGTTGGGAGAAATTTCGCCATCGGAATTCAAGCAGTTCATCGGAAAGGAAATGCGCCTGAGCCAGGTGGAG